A genomic region of Candidatus Eisenbacteria bacterium contains the following coding sequences:
- a CDS encoding TonB-dependent receptor: MRMARISIQNGVLLLCIALLALSAGDVWSQGGYGSIVGRVADDEGNPVAYAQVVVLGQSWGAMGIQDGTYIIKNVNVGTYDLKVMMMGYEDKTITGVVIRDGENTKVDFKIKRTLVDIDLEEVVVKGRRQQLIKKESAQGHNISSDQLTNLPVDELEEAISLKAGVVAQAGELHFRGGRAGEVQYQVDGVPVRDPLVGGGVALATLAISDSDIILGGLDAQYGNAQSGIVNYKTKEGGDEFEGELRYITDDYGQPDNTYDNLDRMFVGFGGPSPIRNLTYYISAEGTYQDDYPKTIENRTHRNILNFISVGDRKDNSLKMQGKLAYRPNPKLKMTLEVINNHTKRDNYLHAWSREGYVETFFDTTQTGTVMLRHGAWSPTQIDSTYLYYNAAEHTPNVIDDFNQLKFVLNHTIDKDTYYSLKLSRQYFFRDNRVLGKEPWEYTGDREADLWLNYRTFESYDYFVIAGDYPTLSTRKTQVYTTKGDFTRRLSKKQMFQTGFEFSYNDMYLFQVDRPYQTNTNGEIGGSRTRYHYYNPEGAVYTQSRWEHEGMVLNIGLRYDAFSVGDQIPISEVQKRVKTQFSPRIGIAYPISDRDVFSFHYGRFYQSPDRQYIFDDRNVFDGRTRGNPNLENETTVSYQAGIQHLFSEIVFGQFSVYYKDIFGLITAEQVPDYAGTGNVRLYTNKDYASARGFEFTLSRQFKNNFRGEISYTYGVATGVASDPNAAIVQNFLYLPVSEQPLDWDSRHQLSAQLYIANPGSWGCNFVWNYTSGFPYTPIQRNTRELGPEATNSRRLPGSTSLDIQAEKYYTLWNQRFRIFLQSRNLLDAKNITNLTPSNWPGFPSATGSDYEKYYTETGRAGGAYIGDDINGDGIEDWIPLQDPRVFGDPRTIRVGVGFQF; encoded by the coding sequence CTGAGTGCCGGTGATGTGTGGAGCCAAGGGGGGTACGGTTCCATCGTCGGCCGGGTTGCCGACGACGAGGGGAACCCAGTTGCGTATGCTCAAGTGGTCGTTCTCGGCCAATCTTGGGGCGCCATGGGTATTCAGGACGGTACCTACATCATCAAGAATGTGAATGTCGGAACCTATGATTTGAAGGTCATGATGATGGGGTATGAAGACAAGACCATAACGGGCGTTGTTATCCGGGATGGTGAAAACACAAAGGTCGACTTCAAGATAAAAAGAACCCTGGTTGATATCGATTTGGAAGAAGTTGTTGTCAAAGGCAGAAGGCAGCAACTTATCAAAAAGGAATCGGCGCAAGGGCATAACATCAGCTCCGATCAATTAACGAACCTTCCTGTCGACGAGCTCGAGGAGGCGATCTCCCTGAAAGCGGGCGTTGTCGCCCAAGCGGGAGAGTTGCATTTCCGGGGCGGCCGAGCGGGTGAGGTCCAATATCAGGTCGATGGAGTCCCTGTAAGGGATCCCCTCGTGGGGGGCGGAGTCGCCTTGGCCACCCTCGCCATCTCTGATTCAGATATCATCCTCGGCGGTCTCGATGCCCAATACGGCAATGCCCAATCAGGCATCGTGAACTATAAGACTAAAGAAGGCGGTGATGAATTCGAAGGTGAATTGCGCTATATCACTGATGATTACGGCCAGCCGGACAATACGTATGACAATCTGGATAGGATGTTCGTCGGTTTCGGAGGCCCTTCCCCGATCCGGAATCTGACCTATTACATCTCCGCCGAAGGGACTTATCAAGACGATTATCCCAAGACGATTGAAAATAGAACTCATAGAAACATTCTCAACTTCATTTCCGTCGGTGACAGAAAAGACAATTCCCTGAAGATGCAGGGGAAATTAGCCTACCGGCCGAATCCCAAGCTCAAGATGACTCTTGAAGTCATCAACAACCACACCAAGCGCGATAATTACCTGCACGCTTGGAGCCGGGAAGGTTATGTTGAAACCTTTTTTGATACGACCCAGACGGGGACCGTCATGCTGCGCCACGGCGCATGGTCCCCGACACAAATCGACTCGACCTATCTCTACTACAACGCCGCGGAACATACTCCTAATGTGATTGATGACTTCAATCAACTCAAATTCGTATTGAACCATACGATTGACAAGGATACTTATTATAGTCTCAAGCTCAGCCGACAGTATTTCTTCCGTGATAATCGTGTTTTAGGAAAGGAACCCTGGGAGTATACCGGCGATCGCGAGGCTGATCTCTGGCTCAATTATCGAACCTTCGAATCTTATGACTACTTTGTGATTGCCGGAGATTATCCGACCTTGTCGACCCGTAAGACCCAGGTCTACACGACCAAAGGTGATTTCACGAGGCGTTTGTCGAAGAAACAGATGTTTCAGACCGGCTTTGAGTTCAGCTATAACGATATGTATCTCTTCCAGGTCGATCGTCCTTATCAAACCAATACGAATGGTGAGATCGGTGGATCAAGAACGCGCTATCACTATTACAATCCTGAAGGCGCCGTCTATACCCAGAGCCGGTGGGAACATGAGGGTATGGTGCTTAATATCGGCCTTCGGTATGATGCCTTTTCAGTGGGTGACCAGATTCCGATCAGTGAGGTGCAGAAGCGGGTCAAAACCCAGTTTAGCCCCAGGATCGGAATTGCCTATCCCATCTCCGACCGCGATGTCTTCAGCTTCCACTACGGACGGTTCTACCAATCCCCCGACCGCCAATATATCTTTGATGATCGCAACGTATTCGACGGCAGAACGCGCGGAAATCCGAATTTGGAAAACGAGACCACGGTAAGCTATCAGGCCGGTATCCAGCACCTGTTCAGTGAGATCGTCTTTGGACAGTTTAGTGTCTATTATAAAGACATCTTCGGACTTATCACGGCTGAACAGGTTCCCGACTATGCCGGGACAGGAAATGTCCGTCTCTACACAAATAAAGACTACGCATCGGCCCGTGGATTTGAATTTACATTATCACGGCAGTTTAAAAACAATTTCCGCGGAGAGATCTCATATACCTATGGTGTCGCAACGGGTGTTGCTTCTGACCCGAATGCCGCCATTGTACAGAACTTCCTCTACCTTCCCGTATCTGAACAGCCGCTTGATTGGGATTCGCGCCATCAGTTGAGTGCGCAGCTTTATATCGCGAATCCGGGGAGTTGGGGATGCAATTTTGTGTGGAATTACACATCCGGCTTCCCTTATACACCGATCCAAAGAAATACGAGAGAATTGGGGCCGGAAGCCACAAATTCCAGACGGCTTCCTGGATCCACTTCGTTGGACATTCAGGCGGAAAAGTATTACACCCTCTGGAATCAACGATTCAGGATCTTCCTGCAAAGCCGCAATCTGCTCGACGCAAAAAACATTACAAATCTGACGCCGAGTAATTGGCCGGGATTCCCCAGCGCCACCGGCTCCGATTATGAGAAGTACTACACAGAAACGGGCCGTGCCGGGGGAGCCTATATTGGGGATGACATCAACGGTGATGGTATCGAGGATTGGATTCCTCTTCAGGATCCGCGGGTTTTCGGTGATCCACGAACGATTCGTGTCGGCGTTGGTTTCCAATTCTAA